A region of Bradyrhizobium sp. SZCCHNS1050 DNA encodes the following proteins:
- a CDS encoding ABC transporter substrate-binding protein, whose translation MRIRFSLLATTLALSLSAVAARAETVLRYGISMADIPLTTGQPDRGAGAYQFTGYTIYDPLVAWDMSIADRPGKLIPGLATEWKIDEADKTKWRFTLRKGVKFHDGSDFNADAVIWNLDKVLNDKAPQFDKRQSAQVKTRLPSVASYAKIDDSTIEITTKTVDSFFPYQMLWFLISSPAQYEKLGKDWDKFASQPSGTGPFKLTRLVPRELAELTKNSEYWNKDRLPKTDKLVLVPMPEALTRTNALLAGQVDLIETPAPDAVPQLKAAGMKLVDNVTPHVWNYHLSVLPGSPWTDIRLRKALNLAINRDEVVGLMNGLAKPAKGQVDPSSPWFGKPTFELKYDLAAAKKLVEEAGYSPAKPLKTTFIIAQGGTGQMLSLPMNEYLQQSFKEIGIDIDFKVVELETLYTHWRKGAADEMNAGITANNIAYVTSDPLYAIVRFFASDQIAPVGVNWGGYKNPKVDALIAEAKQTFDPAKQDELIAQAHAAVVDDAVLVWVVHDTNPHALSPKVKKFVQAQHWFQDLTTIGAE comes from the coding sequence ATGCGTATCCGATTCTCATTACTCGCCACTACGCTCGCGCTCAGTCTTTCCGCGGTCGCGGCGCGGGCCGAAACGGTTCTGCGCTACGGCATCTCGATGGCGGACATTCCGCTGACGACGGGCCAGCCCGATCGCGGCGCCGGCGCCTATCAGTTTACCGGCTACACGATCTATGATCCGCTGGTGGCCTGGGACATGAGCATCGCCGACAGACCGGGCAAGCTCATTCCCGGCCTCGCCACCGAATGGAAGATCGACGAGGCCGACAAGACCAAATGGCGCTTCACCCTGCGCAAGGGGGTCAAGTTCCACGATGGCAGCGACTTCAATGCCGATGCGGTGATCTGGAATCTGGACAAGGTGCTCAACGATAAGGCACCGCAGTTCGACAAGCGGCAGAGCGCGCAGGTCAAAACACGCCTTCCCTCAGTCGCGAGCTACGCCAAGATCGACGACTCCACGATCGAGATCACCACCAAGACGGTCGACTCCTTCTTCCCCTATCAGATGCTGTGGTTCCTGATTTCGAGCCCGGCGCAGTACGAGAAGCTCGGCAAGGATTGGGACAAGTTCGCCAGTCAGCCCTCCGGCACGGGACCATTCAAGCTGACCAGACTGGTGCCGCGCGAGCTCGCGGAGCTCACCAAGAATTCCGAATATTGGAACAAGGACCGGCTGCCCAAGACCGACAAGCTGGTGCTGGTGCCGATGCCGGAGGCGCTGACGCGCACCAACGCGCTGCTCGCCGGCCAGGTCGACCTGATCGAGACGCCGGCGCCGGACGCCGTGCCGCAGCTCAAGGCGGCCGGCATGAAGCTCGTCGACAACGTCACGCCGCATGTCTGGAACTATCATCTCAGCGTGCTGCCGGGCTCGCCCTGGACCGACATCCGCCTGCGCAAGGCGCTCAATCTCGCGATCAATCGCGACGAAGTGGTCGGGCTGATGAACGGCCTCGCCAAGCCCGCCAAGGGCCAGGTCGACCCGTCGAGCCCGTGGTTCGGCAAGCCGACCTTCGAGCTGAAATACGATCTCGCCGCCGCGAAGAAGCTGGTCGAGGAAGCCGGCTATTCGCCAGCCAAGCCGCTGAAGACGACCTTCATCATCGCGCAGGGCGGCACCGGCCAGATGCTGTCGCTGCCGATGAACGAATATCTGCAGCAGAGCTTCAAGGAAATCGGCATCGACATCGACTTCAAGGTCGTGGAGTTGGAGACGCTGTACACGCATTGGCGCAAGGGCGCGGCGGACGAGATGAACGCCGGCATCACCGCCAACAACATCGCCTATGTCACATCGGACCCGCTCTACGCGATCGTCCGCTTCTTCGCCTCCGACCAGATCGCACCCGTTGGCGTCAACTGGGGCGGCTACAAGAATCCCAAGGTCGATGCGCTGATTGCTGAAGCCAAGCAGACGTTCGATCCGGCCAAGCAGGACGAGTTGATCGCGCAGGCGCATGCGGCTGTGGTCGACGATGCGGTGCTGGTCTGGGTCGTGCACGACACCAACCCGCACGCGCTATCGCCGAAGGTCAAGAAGTTCGTGCAGGCGCAACACTGGTTCCAGGACCTCACGACGATCGGGGCGGAATAA
- a CDS encoding ABC transporter substrate-binding protein — protein sequence MTTRVAVAAAMMTSAAILVLPAQAGAETVLRIGMTAADIPRTLGQPDQGFEGNRFTGLTMYDALTMWDLSSADKPSVVIPGLATEWKVDEADKTKWTFKLRPGVTFHDGAPFNADAVVWNVEKVLKQDAPQFDLSQVGVTASRMPTLASARKIDDLTVELTTKEPDSFLPINLTNLFMASPTKWQKLYESATGADDKAKSQAAWAAFAKDASGTGPWKMAKFTPRERLELVKNDAYWDKARVPKADKMILLPMPEANARTAALLSGQVDWVEAPAPDALPEIKQRGFKLYANEQPHVWPWQFSRVEGSPWNDIRVRKAANLCIDREGLRDGLLAGLMVPATGTFEKGHPWRGNVTFEIKYDKAAAQKLMQEAGYGPNKKLEVKTQTSASGSGQMQPLPMNEYLQQALAECYFDVKLDVIEWNTLFTNWRRGAKDPSANGASATNVTYAAMDPFFALVRFLQSSMAPPVSNNWGFINNPKFDELVKKARQTFDPAERDKALAELHAASVDDAAFLYVAHDVGPRAMSPKVKGVVQPKSWFIDFSPISVE from the coding sequence ATGACGACGCGCGTGGCCGTTGCGGCCGCCATGATGACCAGCGCTGCCATCCTCGTGCTGCCGGCGCAGGCGGGCGCGGAAACCGTATTGCGCATCGGCATGACTGCCGCAGACATTCCGCGCACGCTCGGCCAGCCCGATCAGGGCTTCGAGGGCAACCGCTTCACCGGCCTCACGATGTACGACGCGCTGACGATGTGGGACCTGTCGTCGGCGGACAAGCCGAGCGTCGTCATTCCGGGCCTCGCCACCGAGTGGAAGGTCGACGAGGCCGACAAGACCAAGTGGACGTTCAAGCTGCGTCCCGGCGTCACCTTCCATGACGGCGCGCCGTTCAATGCCGACGCCGTGGTGTGGAACGTCGAGAAGGTGCTGAAGCAGGACGCGCCGCAGTTCGATCTGAGCCAGGTCGGCGTCACCGCCTCGCGCATGCCGACGCTGGCATCGGCGCGCAAGATCGACGATCTCACCGTCGAGCTGACGACAAAGGAGCCGGACAGCTTCCTGCCGATCAACCTCACCAATCTGTTCATGGCGAGCCCGACGAAGTGGCAGAAGCTCTATGAGTCCGCGACCGGCGCCGACGACAAGGCGAAGTCGCAAGCCGCCTGGGCCGCCTTCGCCAAGGATGCCTCGGGCACCGGTCCGTGGAAGATGGCGAAGTTCACGCCGCGCGAGCGGCTGGAGCTGGTCAAGAACGATGCCTATTGGGACAAGGCGCGTGTGCCCAAGGCCGACAAGATGATCCTGCTGCCGATGCCCGAGGCGAACGCGCGCACCGCGGCGCTGCTGTCCGGACAGGTCGACTGGGTCGAGGCGCCGGCGCCGGATGCGCTGCCGGAGATCAAGCAGCGCGGCTTCAAGCTCTACGCCAACGAGCAGCCGCATGTCTGGCCCTGGCAGTTCTCGCGCGTCGAAGGCTCGCCGTGGAACGACATCCGCGTTCGCAAGGCTGCCAACCTCTGCATCGATCGCGAGGGCCTGCGCGACGGCCTGCTTGCCGGCCTGATGGTGCCGGCGACCGGAACCTTCGAGAAGGGCCATCCCTGGCGCGGCAACGTCACCTTCGAGATCAAGTACGACAAGGCGGCCGCGCAGAAGCTGATGCAGGAGGCTGGCTACGGCCCGAACAAGAAGCTCGAGGTCAAGACGCAGACGTCGGCGTCGGGCTCGGGCCAGATGCAGCCGCTGCCGATGAACGAATATCTGCAGCAGGCACTGGCCGAGTGCTATTTCGACGTCAAGCTCGACGTCATCGAGTGGAACACGCTGTTCACCAACTGGCGCCGCGGCGCCAAGGATCCGTCCGCCAACGGCGCCAGCGCCACCAACGTCACCTACGCGGCGATGGACCCCTTCTTTGCGCTGGTGCGCTTCCTGCAGTCCTCGATGGCGCCGCCGGTCTCCAACAACTGGGGTTTCATCAACAACCCGAAGTTCGATGAGCTGGTGAAGAAGGCGCGCCAGACTTTCGATCCGGCCGAGCGCGACAAGGCGCTGGCGGAGCTGCATGCGGCGTCGGTCGATGACGCGGCGTTCCTCTACGTGGCGCACGACGTCGGCCCGCGCGCGATGAGCCCGAAGGTGAAGGGCGTGGTGCAGCCGAAGAGCTGGTTCATCGACTTCTCGCCGATCTCGGTGGAGTAG
- a CDS encoding ABC transporter permease produces the protein MLSYAARRMVYAIPIIIGVALVCFMLVHITPGDPLVAVLPADASQELAQQLRVAYGFDKPLPVQFGLWLWRAVNGDLGSSIATGRPVLAEVLRAVSNTVTLAIAAAIIGFSLGLFFGLVAGYFRDSWIDKVATSIAIAGVSLPHYWLGMVLVIIFSVELNWLPAVGAGPSGSGAWSWDWAHIRFLVLPAITTSVIPMGIITRTVRALTGDILSQDFVEALRAKGLRETQVFRHVLKNAAPTALAVMGLQLGYMLGGSILIETVFSWPGSGLLLNSAIFQRDLPLLQGTILVLAMFFVILNLVVDIAQAAIDPRIKRG, from the coding sequence GTGCTCTCTTATGCTGCCAGGCGGATGGTCTATGCGATCCCGATCATCATCGGCGTCGCGCTCGTCTGCTTCATGCTCGTTCACATCACGCCGGGTGATCCGCTCGTTGCGGTGCTGCCGGCCGACGCGTCGCAGGAGCTGGCACAGCAGCTGCGCGTGGCCTATGGCTTCGACAAGCCGCTGCCGGTGCAGTTCGGGCTGTGGTTGTGGCGCGCCGTCAATGGCGATCTCGGCAGCTCGATCGCCACCGGCCGTCCCGTGCTCGCCGAGGTGCTGCGCGCAGTCTCCAACACCGTGACCCTGGCGATCGCAGCCGCCATCATCGGATTCTCGCTCGGCCTGTTCTTCGGCCTCGTCGCCGGCTATTTCCGCGACAGCTGGATCGACAAGGTGGCGACGTCCATTGCGATCGCCGGCGTATCGCTGCCGCACTATTGGCTCGGCATGGTGCTCGTCATCATCTTCTCGGTCGAGCTGAACTGGCTGCCTGCGGTTGGCGCCGGTCCGTCCGGCTCGGGCGCATGGTCGTGGGACTGGGCCCATATCCGCTTCCTGGTCCTGCCCGCGATCACCACCTCGGTGATTCCGATGGGCATCATCACGCGCACCGTGCGCGCGCTGACCGGCGACATCCTCAGCCAGGATTTCGTCGAGGCGCTGCGCGCGAAGGGCCTGCGCGAAACCCAGGTGTTCCGCCACGTGCTGAAGAATGCCGCGCCGACCGCCCTGGCGGTCATGGGCCTGCAGCTCGGCTACATGCTGGGCGGCTCGATCCTGATCGAGACTGTGTTCTCGTGGCCCGGCTCGGGTCTGCTGTTGAACTCGGCGATCTTCCAGCGTGACCTGCCGCTCTTGCAGGGCACGATCCTGGTGCTGGCGATGTTCTTCGTCATCCTCAATCTCGTGGTCGACATCGCGCAGGCCGCGATCGATCCGCGCATCAAGCGAGGCTAA
- a CDS encoding ABC transporter permease, whose protein sequence is MSVSTPGALNDASLQAAPIANARGYWATVGRRIVRDKLSMVCVAILLLIFLSALLAPYLHLADPYQGSMIRRLRHIGTPNYPLGTDELGRDMLARLIYGGRLSLLIGISPVILAFGIGTMLGLVAGYVGGWVNTAIMRTIDVFYAFPSVLLAIAISGALGAGITNSIVSLTIVFVPQITRVAESVTTGVRNRDFVEAARASGANAFTIMRAHMLGNVLGPIFVYATGLISVSMILAAGLSFLGLGTKPPEPEWGLMLNTLRTAIYVNPWVAALPGVMIFAVSICFNLLSDGLRSAMDIRS, encoded by the coding sequence ATGAGCGTCAGTACCCCCGGCGCCCTCAACGACGCCTCGCTGCAGGCCGCGCCGATCGCGAACGCACGCGGCTATTGGGCGACCGTCGGTCGCCGGATCGTCCGCGACAAGCTCAGCATGGTCTGCGTCGCGATCCTGCTGCTGATCTTTCTCTCCGCGCTGCTCGCGCCCTATCTGCATCTCGCGGATCCCTATCAGGGCTCGATGATTCGGCGCCTGCGCCACATCGGCACGCCGAACTATCCGCTCGGCACCGACGAGCTGGGACGCGACATGCTGGCGCGGCTGATCTATGGCGGCCGGCTGTCGCTGCTGATCGGCATCTCGCCCGTGATCCTCGCCTTCGGCATCGGCACGATGCTCGGCCTCGTCGCCGGCTATGTCGGCGGCTGGGTCAACACCGCGATCATGCGCACCATCGACGTGTTCTACGCCTTCCCCTCGGTGCTGCTGGCGATCGCGATCTCGGGCGCGCTCGGCGCCGGGATCACCAACTCCATCGTGTCGCTGACCATCGTGTTCGTGCCGCAGATCACCCGCGTCGCCGAGAGCGTCACCACGGGTGTGCGCAATCGCGATTTCGTCGAGGCCGCGCGCGCCTCGGGCGCGAACGCGTTCACGATCATGCGCGCGCACATGCTCGGCAACGTGCTGGGGCCGATCTTCGTCTACGCCACCGGCCTGATCTCGGTATCGATGATCCTCGCGGCCGGTCTTTCGTTCCTTGGTCTCGGCACCAAGCCGCCGGAGCCGGAATGGGGCTTGATGCTGAACACCTTGCGTACGGCGATCTACGTCAATCCCTGGGTGGCGGCGCTGCCGGGCGTGATGATCTTCGCTGTCTCCATCTGCTTCAACCTGCTCAGCGACGGCCTGCGTAGCGCGATGGACATCCGGAGCTGA
- a CDS encoding oligopeptide/dipeptide ABC transporter ATP-binding protein, translating to MNEASEVTGLQPIEDLGGKAQPLLRVDGLTKHFPVRGGLFGARKTVRAVDDVSFVIGKGETVGIVGESGCGKSTTARLLMHLMDRDAGEIIFDGRQVGHEMSLRELRRGMQMVFQDSYASLNPRLTIEESIAFGPKVHGMTDTAARALARELLGKVGLRPETFANRYPHEISGGQRQRVNIARALALSPRLVILDEAVSALDKSVEAQVLNLLMDLKREFGLTYLFISHDLNVINYISDRVLVMYLGEVVELGPVEEVWARPAHPYTRALLAAMPSSDPDRRTEEPPLSGDPPNPIDPPAGCRFHTRCPFAEPPCANVAPRLTELDTMGHQAACHMAIPGSGHSRAPAA from the coding sequence ATGAATGAAGCATCGGAAGTCACCGGACTGCAGCCGATCGAGGACCTCGGCGGCAAGGCGCAGCCGCTGCTGCGGGTCGATGGCCTGACGAAGCATTTCCCGGTGCGTGGCGGCCTGTTCGGCGCGCGCAAGACCGTGCGCGCCGTCGACGACGTCTCGTTCGTCATCGGCAAGGGCGAGACGGTCGGCATCGTCGGCGAGTCCGGCTGCGGCAAGTCCACCACGGCGCGGCTCCTGATGCATCTGATGGACCGCGATGCCGGCGAGATCATCTTCGACGGCCGGCAGGTCGGCCACGAGATGTCGTTGCGCGAGCTCAGGCGCGGCATGCAGATGGTGTTCCAGGACTCCTATGCCTCGCTCAATCCGCGGCTGACGATCGAGGAGTCGATTGCATTCGGGCCGAAGGTGCACGGCATGACCGACACTGCGGCGCGTGCGCTGGCGCGCGAGCTGCTCGGCAAGGTCGGCCTGAGGCCCGAGACCTTCGCCAACCGTTATCCGCACGAGATCTCCGGCGGCCAGCGCCAGCGCGTCAACATCGCCCGTGCACTCGCTTTGTCGCCGCGACTGGTGATCCTCGACGAGGCGGTGTCGGCGCTCGACAAGTCGGTCGAGGCGCAGGTGCTGAACCTGCTGATGGACCTGAAGCGGGAGTTCGGCCTGACCTATCTGTTCATCAGCCACGACCTCAACGTCATCAACTACATTTCCGACCGCGTGCTGGTGATGTATCTCGGCGAGGTCGTCGAGCTCGGTCCGGTCGAGGAGGTCTGGGCCAGGCCGGCGCATCCCTATACACGGGCGCTGCTGGCGGCGATGCCGTCCTCCGATCCCGACAGGCGCACGGAGGAGCCGCCGCTGTCTGGGGATCCACCCAACCCGATCGATCCGCCCGCCGGCTGCCGCTTCCACACCCGCTGTCCATTTGCCGAGCCGCCATGCGCGAATGTCGCGCCAAGATTGACGGAGCTGGATACAATGGGCCATCAGGCCGCCTGCCACATGGCGATCCCAGGCTCGGGACACAGCCGGGCGCCGGCCGCCTGA
- a CDS encoding amidase — MSTEPALMTLTDVAKAIADRKLSSVEVTRSCLHRIAQWQPKLNAFMAIESEPALKAAAEADEALAKDGPKGPLHGVPLAHKDMYYEAGHISTCGSLIRRDFVATTTSTALQRLKDAGSIRLGTLQMAEFAYGPTGHNAHYGPVHNPWKLGYVTGGSSSGSGSAVGARLTFAALGSDTGGSIRMPANFCGVTGLKVTWGRVSRAGAMPLSQSLDTVGPLAQTAEDCALILGLMAGPDSEDPTASAAPVPDYVAATQASIKGLRIGVPKAFYVDDLDPEVARCLDATIAVLKTEGADVVQVELPNQRQLTAACQLVLAVEAAAFHKRWMIERPQDYGPQVLMRLQNALAVSGVAYLEALRWRGAALAAHVAATSGVDAVIAPVSPLVTPSIAESDVGGAPGAEAVIQRITRFTRPVNYLGLPSLAIPTGFTSTGLPVGMQLIGRSFDEATILTIGAAFQRATDFHARVPTLP, encoded by the coding sequence ATGAGCACCGAACCTGCCTTGATGACCCTGACCGACGTCGCGAAGGCGATTGCGGACAGGAAGCTCTCTTCGGTCGAGGTGACGCGCTCCTGCCTGCATCGCATCGCGCAGTGGCAGCCGAAGCTGAACGCCTTCATGGCGATCGAATCCGAGCCGGCGCTGAAGGCCGCCGCCGAGGCCGATGAAGCGCTCGCCAAGGACGGCCCCAAGGGCCCGCTGCACGGCGTTCCGCTTGCGCACAAGGACATGTATTACGAGGCCGGCCACATCTCGACCTGCGGCTCGCTGATTCGGCGCGACTTCGTCGCAACGACGACCTCGACCGCGCTGCAGCGGCTGAAGGATGCCGGTTCGATCCGGCTCGGCACCCTGCAGATGGCCGAATTCGCCTACGGCCCGACCGGGCACAACGCGCATTACGGTCCGGTGCACAATCCCTGGAAGCTCGGCTACGTCACCGGTGGCTCGTCGTCCGGCTCCGGCTCGGCGGTCGGCGCGCGCCTGACCTTCGCGGCACTCGGCTCCGATACCGGCGGCTCGATCCGCATGCCCGCGAATTTCTGCGGCGTCACCGGCCTGAAGGTGACCTGGGGCCGCGTCAGCCGCGCCGGTGCGATGCCGCTGTCGCAGTCGCTCGACACGGTCGGGCCGCTGGCGCAGACCGCGGAGGATTGTGCGCTGATCCTTGGGCTGATGGCTGGTCCCGATTCCGAGGATCCTACCGCCAGCGCGGCACCCGTGCCGGACTATGTCGCCGCCACCCAGGCCTCGATCAAGGGTCTCAGGATCGGCGTGCCCAAGGCGTTCTATGTCGACGACCTCGATCCTGAGGTGGCGCGCTGTCTCGATGCGACGATCGCGGTGCTGAAGACCGAGGGCGCCGATGTGGTTCAGGTCGAGCTGCCGAATCAGCGCCAGCTCACCGCAGCCTGCCAGCTCGTGCTAGCGGTCGAGGCGGCCGCCTTCCACAAGCGCTGGATGATCGAGCGTCCGCAGGACTATGGCCCGCAGGTGCTGATGCGGCTGCAGAACGCTCTGGCCGTCTCCGGCGTCGCCTATCTCGAAGCGCTGCGTTGGCGCGGTGCGGCGCTGGCGGCGCATGTCGCGGCAACCTCTGGCGTCGATGCCGTGATCGCGCCGGTGTCGCCGCTGGTGACGCCCTCGATCGCCGAGAGCGATGTCGGCGGCGCGCCGGGTGCGGAAGCTGTGATCCAGCGCATCACCCGCTTCACCCGCCCGGTGAACTATCTCGGCCTGCCGTCGCTGGCGATCCCGACCGGCTTCACGTCGACGGGGCTTCCTGTCGGCATGCAACTGATCGGCCGCTCCTTCGATGAGGCTACGATTCTGACCATCGGCGCCGCCTTCCAGCGCGCGACTGATTTCCACGCCAGGGTGCCGACGCTGCCATGA
- a CDS encoding ABC transporter ATP-binding protein, with the protein MTNLVEIDNLTIRFTGERTVHAVNDVSLSLGDGEVLGLLGESGSGKSVTMRALMRLLPNKRTQISGSVKVLGRDVLAMNDEELSQFRGRSVSMIFQEPGLALDPVYTIGRQIAETVMRHEGRSFAEAQARALEMLDVVRIPSAKRRLESYPHEMSGGMRQRAMIALALACRPKVLLADEPTTALDATVQIQILLLLRELQREFGMSVIFVTHDIGVAIEICDRLAVMYAGEIVEQGSLREIVRQPVHPYARGLLASTIHGARRGERLQTIPGTPPSLDRAPRSCSFAPRCGLAQPRCSEAMPPNIALGPQRLARCVLAEAPASVAAT; encoded by the coding sequence ATGACCAACCTCGTCGAGATCGACAATCTCACCATCCGCTTCACCGGCGAGCGCACCGTGCATGCGGTGAACGATGTCAGCCTGTCGCTCGGCGATGGCGAGGTGCTCGGCCTGCTCGGCGAGTCCGGCTCGGGCAAGAGCGTGACCATGCGGGCGCTGATGCGGCTGTTGCCGAACAAGCGGACGCAGATCTCCGGCAGTGTCAAGGTGCTGGGCCGCGACGTGCTGGCGATGAACGACGAGGAGCTGTCGCAGTTTCGCGGCCGCTCCGTGTCGATGATCTTCCAGGAGCCGGGGCTTGCGCTCGATCCGGTCTACACCATCGGCCGGCAGATCGCCGAGACCGTCATGCGGCACGAGGGCAGGAGTTTTGCGGAAGCGCAGGCGCGGGCGCTGGAGATGCTCGACGTCGTCAGGATTCCCTCGGCGAAGCGTCGCCTGGAGTCCTATCCGCACGAGATGTCCGGCGGCATGCGCCAGCGCGCGATGATCGCGCTGGCGCTGGCGTGCCGGCCGAAAGTGCTGCTGGCCGACGAGCCGACCACCGCACTCGACGCCACCGTGCAGATCCAGATCCTGCTGCTGCTGCGCGAACTGCAGCGCGAGTTCGGCATGTCCGTCATCTTCGTCACCCACGACATCGGCGTCGCGATCGAGATCTGCGACCGCCTCGCCGTGATGTATGCCGGAGAGATCGTGGAGCAGGGCAGCTTGCGCGAAATCGTGCGCCAACCCGTGCACCCCTATGCGCGCGGCCTGCTGGCTTCGACGATCCATGGTGCCAGGCGCGGCGAGCGGCTGCAGACCATTCCCGGCACGCCACCCTCGCTCGACCGGGCGCCTCGGAGCTGCTCGTTCGCACCACGCTGCGGCCTGGCGCAGCCGCGCTGCTCGGAGGCGATGCCGCCGAACATTGCGCTCGGACCACAGCGGCTGGCGCGCTGCGTCCTGGCCGAGGCGCCGGCAAGTGTGGCGGCAACGTAA
- a CDS encoding GlsB/YeaQ/YmgE family stress response membrane protein: MHVSNEGILVILFVGLVAGWLAGKIVRGTGFGLVGDIVIGVLGALVASLIFPRLGVRIGTGLVSEIVYSALGAIILLLVVRLVRTGGRL, translated from the coding sequence ATGCACGTATCGAACGAAGGTATCCTGGTCATTCTGTTCGTTGGCCTGGTTGCAGGCTGGCTGGCCGGCAAGATCGTCCGCGGCACCGGCTTCGGGCTGGTCGGCGACATCGTGATCGGCGTGCTCGGCGCCTTGGTCGCAAGCCTGATCTTCCCGCGGCTTGGCGTCCGGATCGGCACCGGCCTCGTGTCGGAAATCGTCTATTCCGCGCTCGGCGCCATCATTCTCCTGCTGGTGGTGCGGCTGGTGCGGACCGGCGGGCGGCTCTAG
- a CDS encoding type I secretion system permease/ATPase: MAAAPHVRQSELSDALRGCRSAFIGVGVMSCIINLLYLTGSIFMLEVYDRVLPSRSVPTLIGLIIIAAGLYAAQGALDMIRSRILGRIGTALDESLNARVFDTVVRLPLSAGGRNEGLQPLRDLDNIRSFLGSQGPGAFFDLPWLPLYLAICFAFHVMLGVTALAGAIILVALTLITEFLTRTPAKEAMGLAARRNDLATSSRRNAEVLVAMGMTGRMLSRWSETNEKYLAGNQRASDVAGGLGAIAKVLRMMLQSAVLAVGAYLVIHQEATAGIIIAGSILSARALAPVDLAIAHWKSFVAARQSWRRLSHLLQTMPQRPAPTLLQPPVGKLSVEAISIVAPGDQKAIVQDVSFALSAGNGLGIIGPSASGKSSLVRALVGVWRPVRGHVRLDGAALDQWSTDELGRHIGYLPQDVELFAGSVAQNICRFDPQASADGIIAAAKEAGVHDMIIKMRDGYDTEIGEQGAALSAGQAQRVALARALYGNPFLIVLDEPNSNLDTEGDEALSRAVRSARARGAIVVVVAHRPIGIEAVDQVLVMKDGRAQAFGPKETVLAQVLQPRAPSPIKIVSEAGVAKP; encoded by the coding sequence ATGGCGGCTGCACCTCACGTGAGGCAATCCGAGCTCAGCGATGCCTTGCGCGGTTGCCGTAGCGCCTTCATCGGCGTCGGGGTGATGAGCTGCATCATCAACCTGCTGTATCTCACCGGCTCGATCTTCATGCTCGAGGTCTACGATCGGGTGCTGCCGAGCCGGTCCGTGCCGACGCTGATCGGCCTGATCATCATCGCCGCGGGGCTTTACGCCGCCCAGGGCGCGCTCGACATGATCCGCAGCCGCATTCTCGGCCGGATCGGCACCGCGCTGGACGAGAGCCTGAACGCGCGGGTGTTCGACACCGTGGTGCGGCTGCCGCTGTCCGCCGGCGGCCGCAACGAGGGCCTGCAGCCGCTGCGCGACCTCGATAACATCAGGAGCTTCCTCGGCAGCCAGGGGCCGGGCGCGTTCTTCGATCTGCCGTGGCTGCCGCTGTATCTGGCGATCTGCTTCGCTTTTCACGTGATGCTCGGCGTTACCGCGCTGGCCGGCGCCATCATCCTCGTCGCCCTGACGCTGATCACCGAATTCCTCACCCGCACGCCGGCCAAGGAGGCGATGGGGCTCGCCGCCCGCCGCAACGATCTCGCCACCTCAAGTCGCCGCAACGCCGAGGTCCTGGTCGCGATGGGCATGACCGGGCGCATGCTGTCGCGCTGGAGCGAGACCAACGAAAAATATCTCGCCGGCAACCAGCGCGCCAGCGACGTCGCCGGCGGCCTCGGCGCCATCGCCAAGGTGCTGCGCATGATGCTGCAGTCCGCGGTGCTCGCGGTCGGCGCCTATCTCGTGATCCATCAGGAGGCGACCGCGGGCATCATCATCGCCGGCTCGATCCTGAGCGCGCGGGCGCTGGCGCCCGTCGATCTCGCGATCGCACATTGGAAGAGCTTCGTTGCCGCGCGCCAGAGCTGGCGCCGTCTCAGCCATCTGTTGCAGACGATGCCGCAGCGACCGGCGCCGACCCTGCTGCAGCCGCCGGTCGGCAAGCTCTCGGTCGAGGCCATCTCGATCGTCGCGCCGGGGGACCAGAAGGCGATCGTGCAGGACGTGAGCTTCGCGTTGTCGGCCGGCAATGGCCTCGGCATCATCGGTCCGAGCGCGTCGGGCAAGTCATCGCTGGTGCGGGCGCTGGTCGGTGTCTGGCGTCCGGTGCGCGGCCATGTCCGGCTCGATGGTGCGGCGCTCGACCAATGGTCGACGGACGAGCTCGGCCGTCACATCGGCTATCTGCCGCAGGATGTCGAATTGTTCGCAGGCTCCGTCGCGCAGAACATCTGCCGTTTCGATCCGCAGGCCTCCGCCGACGGCATCATCGCCGCCGCCAAGGAAGCCGGCGTGCACGACATGATCATCAAGATGCGCGACGGCTATGACACAGAGATCGGCGAGCAGGGGGCCGCGCTGTCGGCAGGCCAGGCGCAGCGCGTGGCGCTGGCGCGCGCGCTCTATGGCAATCCGTTCCTGATCGTGCTCGACGAGCCCAACTCCAATCTCGATACCGAAGGCGACGAGGCGCTGTCACGCGCGGTGCGCTCAGCGCGGGCGCGCGGCGCGATCGTGGTCGTCGTCGCGCACCGGCCGATCGGCATCGAGGCGGTCGACCAGGTGCTGGTCATGAAGGACGGCCGCGCCCAGGCGTTCGGTCCGAAGGAGACGGTGCTGGCGCAGGTGCTGCAGCCGCGTGCGCCGTCGCCGATCAAGATCGTCTCGGAAGCCGGAGTGGCAAAGCCATGA